CAATGCTAGGGCTTGCAGTTCAATATGGCTATGATGAAGCAGCACAAAAAAATTATTTTAAAACAAATGGTGCTGATTTAGATAAGCTGACTACAATGGTAAATGCTGTTGCTGCTGTACAGCCCACTATTGATCTATTAGATGGTTTAAAATTGGATTTATTAAATTCTGACTTTACAGCAATTAAACAAAAAGTGACTGCTATTACAACAGCCTATAACGCTTTATCAGCAGATCATAAAAAAATTGCTACAGCTTATATTCCTGAAGGGGATACAATTGCTCCTTATAAAACCTATACGGACACAAAGCAAAATATTGATGCTGCCCTAAAGGTGGAAGATAGTATAACGCAATTAATGAATAAGGATGCAGCAAGCTTTGATAAGGCAACTACTTTTATTAGTGCAGTTTCTGCCATTGAAACAGCCTACGGTAAATTAACTAAAGAAGCTCAAAATTATGTTGTTAACTATAATGTTTTTTTACCTTATAAAGCTGCGGCAGATGTTTCAAAGCAAATTAATACACTAGTTGTCTCTAATAGTGCAGATTATCGTACTACAGTTAATAATCTATTAGATTCCTACAACGGTTTAGATAAAAAAGCATTTGTCAAAAATGCTACAAATCTAACTGCTGCTCAGGAGGAAATCAAAGAAGCTGAAAATATTGAAGCTCTTATTCAAGGCATCGAAAATGCAGGTGCAGCAGAACAGTTTACAAAAATTAAGGGTGCACGAGAGGCATACAATACGCCACCTTCTACTGTAAATGCTGCAAATGTTAAAAAAATTGTCAATAACTTGGCAACATTAGTAGAATGGGAAAAGAAATATAGTGCTTCGACAGATGTAGATAAATTAATTGCTGCCATTGATCCAAGCCTCTCTACGTTTGAGAGCAAAACACTATTAGCACAGTCGGCTTTTGATAAACTTGGTACAGCAGAGCAGGCGATTGTACAAAATAAGGGTCAATTAGCTATCTATTTTCCATATGCTGATTTATTAAATAAAGTTAATGCACTAAAGACTACGTCACCGGATTATAGCCAGAAAGTTCGAGAATACCAAACGAAGGTAAATGCTTTAGATCCAACTGGTCATGCACAGGAAGCTGCATTAACTACTATTAAGACAAAGCTAAGTGAAAAATTAACTTTGCTATCTAATGAAGAAGATGTATTAGCAGCAGTTATAAGCAAAATAACGGCTTTAAATAGCTCGCAAAATCTGATTCAAGATATGCAGGAAGCACGAAAACAATATGATGCTCTTTCTGCAAATGCGAAAAAACGTGTCACAAATATTAAAATATTAACCGATTTAGAAAAATCACAAAAAGCTGTTTTAAATGTTATTACGCTTGTTGAAAAGTTAGATCCAGCTGCAAAGGATTATACGAAAAAAGCGAAAGCAGCCAATACAGCCTATTTAAAGCTAGATGCTACAAATAAGAACTATGTGAAAAACTATAAAACGTTAAAAGATCAAGTAGAGGCAATGGGCATCATTACGCGAATCATGGCCTTAAATACCTCACAAAAAACATACAATGAAACTGTTGATCTGATACTAAATGATTATGCAGCGCTTTCAGATGCCGCAAAACAACTAGTCACGAATTATCAAGATTTACAAACAGCAAAGGGCTATATAACAATTGCTAAAAGCTTTGATGATCGTGTCATCTCAATAGCCAATGAGCCTGATACTACATTTGTAGCAAAAGTGGCAGCATTGACAGCTGAGTATAAAACTATGGATAAAAATGCAAAAAAATTAGTTACACAATATAAAACGTTAACTTCCTATGAGAAAAATAATGCCAGTGTCGTAAAAGTCATTAATCTCATTACAGCGTTAAATCCATCAAGTAAGGATTATTCTAAAAAGGTATTAGCAGCAAGAAAAGCTTACAATGCCTTAGACCCTGCTTCGCAAAAACGTGTCACAAATTATGGTCAGCTAGCAGCAGTAGAAGATGTAGCAACATTAATAGGCTTAATTGAAACATTAAAACCTACTAGTAAAACGTTTTTAAATGATTTAGAGACGGCACGTAAAAATTATGATGCCTTACCGCCAGAAAAACAAAGTGCTGTTCTAAATTACGAAAAACTTGTCACAGCTGAAACTGAGCTAAAATCTGCACATACAGTGATCGCCTTAATAGAAGCGGCTGTACCTGATGATGATGAGTTTTTAACGAAGCTAATGAATGCTCGTGTTGCTTATGACAAGCTACCATCAGGGCAGAAAAAGCTTGTATCGAATGTAAAATTATTAACAGATCGTGAGAAACAAGTAAAACCTATTTTAAATACCATGGTACAAATTGATGTTTTAGAACCTGGTTCAAGTAAATTTGTTAGTCAGGTAAATGCCGCAAGAAAGGCCTATGATAAGCTAACAAAAGAGCAAAAGGCATTCGTCAAGAATATTGCTATTTTACAGGGCTATGAGCCAACAGCTAAAGTAATTGAACTAATTGGTAAGTTGAAAGCATCCAGTAAAACATTCCATACAGATACAACACAGGCCCGTGCATTGTATGATGGGCTAAGTAAGGATATGCAGCAATATGTTACGAACTACCATCTATTACAGGCTGCTG
This genomic stretch from Lysinibacillus pakistanensis harbors:
- a CDS encoding cell wall-binding protein: MGILKKPIKVGVLTSLLLTPAALANAQEIQPQQKTEQVAYVNAVAVETKEQLQMMYKNLTDKSSLDDITIAESRFNGLAAAGFTADEIQFIKAKVAYVRAQKTLVTEIKSLGESINKLTYTSSSLTRDAKVTEDKYKEFMNETKAGSYANVQKTFKEAVNAAPQTAVSSMLGLAVQYGYDEAAQKNYFKTNGADLDKLTTMVNAVAAVQPTIDLLDGLKLDLLNSDFTAIKQKVTAITTAYNALSADHKKIATAYIPEGDTIAPYKTYTDTKQNIDAALKVEDSITQLMNKDAASFDKATTFISAVSAIETAYGKLTKEAQNYVVNYNVFLPYKAAADVSKQINTLVVSNSADYRTTVNNLLDSYNGLDKKAFVKNATNLTAAQEEIKEAENIEALIQGIENAGAAEQFTKIKGAREAYNTPPSTVNAANVKKIVNNLATLVEWEKKYSASTDVDKLIAAIDPSLSTFESKTLLAQSAFDKLGTAEQAIVQNKGQLAIYFPYADLLNKVNALKTTSPDYSQKVREYQTKVNALDPTGHAQEAALTTIKTKLSEKLTLLSNEEDVLAAVISKITALNSSQNLIQDMQEARKQYDALSANAKKRVTNIKILTDLEKSQKAVLNVITLVEKLDPAAKDYTKKAKAANTAYLKLDATNKNYVKNYKTLKDQVEAMGIITRIMALNTSQKTYNETVDLILNDYAALSDAAKQLVTNYQDLQTAKGYITIAKSFDDRVISIANEPDTTFVAKVAALTAEYKTMDKNAKKLVTQYKTLTSYEKNNASVVKVINLITALNPSSKDYSKKVLAARKAYNALDPASQKRVTNYGQLAAVEDVATLIGLIETLKPTSKTFLNDLETARKNYDALPPEKQSAVLNYEKLVTAETELKSAHTVIALIEAAVPDDDEFLTKLMNARVAYDKLPSGQKKLVSNVKLLTDREKQVKPILNTMVQIDVLEPGSSKFVSQVNAARKAYDKLTKEQKAFVKNIAILQGYEPTAKVIELIGKLKASSKTFHTDTTQARALYDGLSKDMQQYVTNYHLLQAAETSILGAGNVQRMIEELPSVEASQYVKRIEEIRAAYNALPKDQQMAVENYKTLQEQEKLIKPVINVVNEIEKLMTSKNMDSQYQKILKAYDNLNATQRRYVYNQQLLLSLDSVIKVYQSIADLKPSDPLYFGKVESVRKDYDSLNTIDKQRVSNYNILLEAEKNLTDVKKVVEIIAGLHPSSGTYIEDVANAVAAYKVLDSKVRGQVINYDTLKKAEKDVAAVLKVVNAIGEIDPDNKQFEKKVLAAQKLYSSLSLEQQDLVYNFRILQDHLRTLGLE